The following DNA comes from Peribacillus sp. FSL E2-0218.
CTTCCTTGTAAACCAAGTCGGAATGCAGGTTTGGCTAAATCCAAAGCGAAAAGCCCGAATTTATTCCGTCCCGCTAACTCCGCCTATTGCTAATGTGCGAGGAATAGTATAATGAAAAATAATATGGATAATTAATCCACTAAGGTATAGGGAGATGACATGGATGAAAAAGAAGCCATTTATACTAGCACTTAGCTTATTGCCCATAGTGTTAGTGACAGGGTGTTCAACAAAGGAGGAACATATTTCGATCCAAAAACTTGAAAACAAATCCTACCATTTCGAGGCCTATAAACAAGAAATAGAAACGAGAGATGCAGAAAAAGCAAAGGAAATTTTGAAGAATGCGGATTGGCGTGAATACGTGTTGGAGAAAGACCATCCTAAGGCGGATTTTATCTTTTATTTTAATGATGATAAAAATGAAGGGAATATAGCGGTATATTATGTTTGGGTTAATCCCGATGATCATGTAACTGAATTGACGCGGGATCAGCATAAAAAACACGTTAAATTGAATCGTGATGATTCAAAAACCATATTAGATTTGCTAAACGAATGAATGGCCAGCAAAAGGAAAACCGGACTTCCTGATTGGGATGTCCGGTGAAGAGCAGGGTTTCATGCTAGGCAAGTCCTGTCATTTTTTCGTTGTCCGCAGTAGAGGCATGGTACAGCAGCGGAAAGAGCCTCCTGACTTGATGATTTCACTTATATCGACTTCAATGATTTCATATCCTCGTTGACGTAGCTGACGATTGACTTGTTCATTACAAGGCAGACTGAATAATTTTTTATTTCCAATGGAAAGTACGTTGGTTCCCAATGTGAATTGTTCTTCTTTTGTCACTTCAATTAAGTCATAGCGCGAAGCTAATAAATCCAACTCTTTTTTTGTGTGGGCTTCAGGAAAAATAAGGGCCTCTGTCGGTGAAATCACATTGAAAACACAGTCTAAGTGAAGGAACTTCTCAATGAAGGGAATGGCGATAATATCATATTCCGGTAACAAGGACTGAAGGTGCTGGATGGATGTTTCGTCCGTCCGATCACTGACCCCGATATAGATCGTTCGGCCATCAATGATGACATCGCCACCTTCAATATGATTTTTGTGAAGGTTGAAAAACGGAATATCATTCGTTTCGAGCCAGGATTTCAAGATAAGTTCTTCGCCCTGTCTGATAGCTGTAGCCATTTCTGCTACGTAAACTGTGTTGCCGAGAGTGAATCCGATGTCTCTTGTAAAGACTTGTTCTGGATATGTACTTTCTGGAGGCAGTTTAATGACCTCAATTCCTTCTCGTTCAAGTGCCTTGGTAAAATTGGCATGCTGCTCCACGGCGCGTGCTTGATCTATATTTTCCTCCATGAACTCCTTTTGCGTTTCATTAATGATGTCACGAATCGCCATATGACGAGGTTCACAGACAATCACCCGTGATAGCTTTGAATATTCACTCGCACAATACGCCTCTAATTCTTCGTTTATTCTATTTACCATCAGTGAGCTCCCTCTAAATATAATTGTATCTTTACTATTACCTTTTTTTTCTACAAAGAAACATAAAAATTCATTCAAAATAAACCTCTAGGGAAAAAGGATTATTTTTTTTCTGGTCGAATATATAAATGAAGGCGTTTTCATATAAGGGGGAGATTGTAATGATGGATACTCCGTTGATCATGACTCAAATCATTGAAAGAGCGGAAAAATATTTTTCGAAAAAAGAAGTAGTTTCGCGTACGGATGGTGGAATCCATACTTTTACATATGCCGAGATTGCAGCACGCACAAGAAGACTGGCAAGTGTATTGGGCAAATTCGGAATAAAGACGGGCGATCGTGTCGGGACGCTTGCCTGGAATCATCATAGGCATCTGGAGGCTTACTTTGCTATTCCATGCTCTGGAGCTGTCCTCCATACCATTAATATGCGCCTTTCTCCTCAACACGTTTCTTATATCGTTAATAGTGCAAAAGATCGGTTATTATTGATTGATCCCGATGTGATTCCTTTATTGGAAGCGATTAAAGATGAGCTGCCGACCGTGGAAGGATATATCGTTATGACCGATAAAGCGGAGCTTCCCGAAACATCCCTGTCACCTTTATACCATTACGAAACATTATTGGCCGAAGGGAATCCAAAACAGCCATTCATCGAGGATTTGGATGAAAACGCTCCTGCGGGCATATGCTACACTTCCGCCACGACAGGGAACCCAAAAGGTGTGGTTTATTCACATCGCGGGATATTGCTGCATGCGATTGCACTGGGGCTGGCCGATTCCACTGCCATCAGTGAAAGGGATGTCGCCCTTCCAGTCGTGCCCATGTTTCATGTCAATGCTTGGGGCATGCCTTTTGCCAGTGTATGGTTCGGGACAAAGATGGTTTTGCCTGGACCGTATTTCACACCGAAGATATTGGCGGAGCTGATAGAAGCGGAGAAGGTCACCATTGCGGCCGGGGTACCGACGATCTGGCTTGGGTTGTTGAAGGAGCTTGAAGAAACCAGCCATGACACGAGCAGCATTCGCGCAGTGTTATGCGGAGGTTCGGCTGCACCAAAAAGCATGATTAAGGCATTTGAACAAAAACTTGGAATTCCGTTTCTGCATGCCTATGGGATGACGGAGACAAGCCCGCTCGTTTTCATTTCCAAACCAAAAAGCTATCAGGAAGGCCTGCCTGAAGATGAGCTTTATGAATTGAAGGCTAAGCAAGGCCTTGTCGCGCCAATGATCGAAATTAAAGTGGTCGGTCCTGACGGGGAAGTATCACCTGATGGAAAAGAAATGGGCGAATTGCTGATAAGGGGACCTTGGATTGCAGACGAGTATTTTCAAGATGAACGTACAGAGGATACGTTCAAGGATGGATGGCTATATACAGGCGATGTCGTCACGATAGATGAGGAGGGATTCGTGAAGATCGTCGATCGGACCAAAGACCTGATCAAAAGCGGCGGGGAATGGATTTCTTCGGTCGATCTGGAGAATGCATTAATGGCCCATGAAGGGATTTTTGAGGCGGCGGTCATTGCGGTTCCTCATGAAAAATGGCAGGAGCGCCCGATTGCCTGCGTTGTTTTGAAAGATGCATATAAAGGGCAAGTGACCGAGGAAAACATCATCGAATTTTTAAAGCCGCAGTTTGCAAAATGGTGGCTGCCGGATGAAGTGGTCTTTTTGGATGAGATTCCAAAAACGGGGGTTGGAAAGTTTCTGAAGCGGGCCTTGCGAGATCAGCTTCAGGATAAATATATAAAGAATTAATGAAGTGATTTCATATAATTATAACTTTTCACCCTATTCCGATAATTGTCGGGGATATATAATTAATTCATGGGATAAGAAGAAGGAGGAAGAAAAATTGAGTATAGATTCGACATCAGCTGCAGGTACTGTATTAGTCACTTATTCAGACCGGACAGCTACAGTTTCCATGAATCGTCCAGAGGCGATGAACGCGTTAAATCCGGAAATGCTGCATGATTTCATTACCGCGCTTAAGGAGGTAAGTGATAATGAAGCAGTGGACGTCGTCATTTTAAAAGGGAATGGGAAAGCCTTTTCCGCGGGCGGAGATATCAAGATGATGCTCTCTCCTGGAAAAGAAAACGCTTTCGACAAT
Coding sequences within:
- a CDS encoding dimethylarginine dimethylaminohydrolase family protein, with translation MVNRINEELEAYCASEYSKLSRVIVCEPRHMAIRDIINETQKEFMEENIDQARAVEQHANFTKALEREGIEVIKLPPESTYPEQVFTRDIGFTLGNTVYVAEMATAIRQGEELILKSWLETNDIPFFNLHKNHIEGGDVIIDGRTIYIGVSDRTDETSIQHLQSLLPEYDIIAIPFIEKFLHLDCVFNVISPTEALIFPEAHTKKELDLLASRYDLIEVTKEEQFTLGTNVLSIGNKKLFSLPCNEQVNRQLRQRGYEIIEVDISEIIKSGGSFRCCTMPLLRTTKK
- a CDS encoding long-chain fatty acid--CoA ligase, producing MMDTPLIMTQIIERAEKYFSKKEVVSRTDGGIHTFTYAEIAARTRRLASVLGKFGIKTGDRVGTLAWNHHRHLEAYFAIPCSGAVLHTINMRLSPQHVSYIVNSAKDRLLLIDPDVIPLLEAIKDELPTVEGYIVMTDKAELPETSLSPLYHYETLLAEGNPKQPFIEDLDENAPAGICYTSATTGNPKGVVYSHRGILLHAIALGLADSTAISERDVALPVVPMFHVNAWGMPFASVWFGTKMVLPGPYFTPKILAELIEAEKVTIAAGVPTIWLGLLKELEETSHDTSSIRAVLCGGSAAPKSMIKAFEQKLGIPFLHAYGMTETSPLVFISKPKSYQEGLPEDELYELKAKQGLVAPMIEIKVVGPDGEVSPDGKEMGELLIRGPWIADEYFQDERTEDTFKDGWLYTGDVVTIDEEGFVKIVDRTKDLIKSGGEWISSVDLENALMAHEGIFEAAVIAVPHEKWQERPIACVVLKDAYKGQVTEENIIEFLKPQFAKWWLPDEVVFLDEIPKTGVGKFLKRALRDQLQDKYIKN